In Candidatus Micrarchaeia archaeon, the sequence AAGCGCTTGCTTATGGGCGCGTTCTTTATGGAAAGGCGCGAGAACTCAACGAGCTCAGGGTTCCTTATCCCGAAAAGCTTCAGGAGCAGGAAGTAAAGCTCATCGCGCAGCTCGTATTCCTTGGTGCGCATCGCGTGCGTAATTCCTTCCGCTGAATCCATTATCGGCGCTTCGAAATCGTACGTGGGCCACACGCGGTAGTTTTTCCCCTGGCGGTAATGCTCGGAATCAATTATTCTGAAAAGGCTCGGGTCGCGCATCACCGTGTTCTGGGCTTGGAGGTCGGATTTGAGGCGCAGGATTGCGTCCCCTGGTTTGTAATCGGCGTGCATTTTTTTCCATCGTGCGAGCGCCTCCTCCTTTCCGAGGGACTTGCACGCGCACGGCTTCCCAGTGCTCCTGCCTTCGCTTATCTGCTCCTGGGCGCAGGTGCACACGTAAACCGCTTCTTTCTCTATCAGCTTTTCCGCATATTCGTAAAAAAGGGGCATGCTGTCCGATGTGTAGGATTCTGAATCCCACTCTATTCCGAGCCACCTGAGCCCCTCCTTTATCGCATCTACGTATTCCTGGCTCTCTTTCTCCGGATTCGTGTCGTCGAAGCGCAGAATCATCTTGCCTCCGTACTCCTTCGCACAGCCATAGTCGAGGAACGCGGCTTTCGCGTGGCCTATGTGCGGGTAGCCAGAGGGCTCAGGGGGGAAGCGCGTAACCACTTTCCCGTATTCGGCATTCGGGAGCGCAAGCTTCTTTTCCTCCTGCTTTTTTTCTGCGAAAGCGTAGCTCTTGAGCTTGTGCTCTATTTCGTCTTTCCTGAGCTTGCCCACTTCCGAGACCGCTTCGCCTATGAGGCGCATGGTCTCCTTCATGTCTTTTTTCGCGTCCGGGAACTCGGCAATCACTTTCCCTGCTATGGCCCCTGGATTGGGCTTGCCGAAATCAAATGCGTTTTTGAGCGCGTGCTTCCTTATGGTTTCCGTGAGCGACATAATGATGCCTTAGGATGTAAGCCTGGGAAGATTAAAAAACGATGATGAAAAATCATTCATCTCTGGGAAAGATACATCGCGAAGAGTATGAGCCCTCCGCCCACTAACTGTACGGAGGACAGATATTCATTGAAGAGGATTACGCTCGTTATGGCTGCGAAAACCGGCTCGCATATGAATATGAGCG encodes:
- the gltX gene encoding glutamate--tRNA ligase, with product MSLTETIRKHALKNAFDFGKPNPGAIAGKVIAEFPDAKKDMKETMRLIGEAVSEVGKLRKDEIEHKLKSYAFAEKKQEEKKLALPNAEYGKVVTRFPPEPSGYPHIGHAKAAFLDYGCAKEYGGKMILRFDDTNPEKESQEYVDAIKEGLRWLGIEWDSESYTSDSMPLFYEYAEKLIEKEAVYVCTCAQEQISEGRSTGKPCACKSLGKEEALARWKKMHADYKPGDAILRLKSDLQAQNTVMRDPSLFRIIDSEHYRQGKNYRVWPTYDFEAPIMDSAEGITHAMRTKEYELRDELYFLLLKLFGIRNPELVEFSRLSIKNAPISKRFITPLVKEGKVAGWDDPRLPTLKGLARRGILPEAIRNFVLSFGLSKVESEPGWDRLLSENRKLLEPRASHLFFVPDPIKIHLLNAQPRELELKGHPNENIGTRPMKVSDFVYIPREDFEKIKEGETFRLKDLCNVKLISKKNFEVESAPDGMVEKKIQWVSDYIPAEVLRPHDLLVEGMYNERSLEKIYGYAEKNAANLKPGHMVQFERFGFCRLDANKDGKQVYIYSC